A DNA window from Solanum lycopersicum chromosome 3, SLM_r2.1 contains the following coding sequences:
- the LOC101259320 gene encoding short-chain dehydrogenase reductase 3b-like, translating into MASKLRLEGKVAIITGGASGIGEASARLFVQHGARVVVADIQDELGLQVVQSIGIHKATYRHCDVTDEKQVEDTVAYAVQKYATLDIMFSNVGTLNFCSVLDMDMTAFDETMTVNVRGSALAVKHAARVMVDKKIRGSIICNVSLEGILAGAASLAYIASKHAVVGIVKAAARELGPYGIRVNGVSPYGIATPLVCKAYGLDAAPLEAAINGNANLKGVTLSTMHVAQSALFLASDESAYTSGQNLAVDGGLSSILKLQ; encoded by the exons ATGGCAAGTAAGCTCAG GTTGGAGGGCAAAGTGGCTATAATAACAGGTGGTGCAAGTGGCATTGGAGAAGCAAGTGCTAGATTGTTTGTCCAACATGGTGCTCGTGTTGTCGTTGCCGATATTCAAGATGAACTCGGTCTCCAAGTAGTCCAATCCATCGGAATCCACAAAGCCACTTACCGCCACTGTGACGTCACAGACGAGAAGCAAGTTGAGGATACCGTAGCTTACGCGGTACAGAAATATGCTACTCTTGACATCATGTTTAGTAATGTCGGGACGCTCAACTTCTGCAGCGTCCTCGACATGGACATGACAGCCTTCGATGAGACAATGACTGTCAACGTAAGAGGATCCGCGTTAGCAGTCAAGCACGCGGCTAGAGTTATGGTTGATAAGAAAATTCGGGGATCCATTATATGTAACGTGAGTTTAGAGGGTATTCTAGCTGGGGCCGCTTCGTTAGCCTACATTGCGTCAAAGCACGCAGTTGTAGGCATTGTGAAAGCGGCCGCACGTGAATTAGGTCCATATGGGATTAGGGTGAATGGGGTGTCACCTTATGGAATAGCGACGCCGCTGGTGTGCAAAGCATATGGGTTAGATGCGGCTCCACTGGAAGCAGCAATAAATGGAAATGCAAATTTGAAAGGTGTTACGTTGAGCACAATGCATGTAGCACAATCAGCACTTTTCTTGGCGTCTGATGAATCTGCTTACACAAGTGGTCAAAATTTGGCTGTCGATGGCGGACTTAGTTCTATTTTGAAGCTACAATAA